In the Candidatus Bathyarchaeia archaeon genome, one interval contains:
- a CDS encoding carboxypeptidase-like regulatory domain-containing protein: MNKGKKPQKSAKTYSSQEIRRSIRARKRRRKYYFFTAVVLTVTIIVLVAATGNLPQISQPPAEQKGDLIVHVVDDATDNLIGGATIEISGPYTTSIVATDGVYSFQSIPVGTYSISASAAGYNPDSVTATVNAGDTAHTTVRLSHA; encoded by the coding sequence ATGAATAAAGGGAAAAAGCCTCAGAAATCCGCCAAAACGTATTCCAGCCAAGAAATTCGAAGAAGCATACGGGCTAGGAAAAGAAGGAGGAAATACTATTTTTTCACCGCAGTGGTCTTGACAGTAACAATAATTGTCCTAGTCGCTGCAACAGGAAACTTGCCCCAAATTTCGCAGCCGCCTGCTGAACAAAAAGGCGATCTGATCGTGCACGTTGTGGATGACGCAACTGATAACCTCATCGGCGGAGCAACTATAGAGATTTCCGGACCATACACAACAAGCATTGTTGCAACTGATGGCGTGTACTCGTTCCAATCCATCCCCGTAGGCACGTATTCTATTTCGGCCAGCGCAGCTGGGTATAATCCAGACTCAGTGACCGCGACAGTAAACGCCGGAGACACGGCGCACACCACTGTGAGACTGAGCCACGCCTAA
- a CDS encoding Ig-like domain-containing protein produces the protein MTCCSYFFYRGSRTWKLRLAVGQVEILASFRFAVVLASTVFLVAFSLFPYSFGADFTPSYWLLDHPDGSDRYELNVSVSSSLYEYFVGKDHNLRSTLDLGKFVTPYALEPVADSLWTIYQDDEDFANGVLMIVHQIPYVASAPQEYPVETLVENVGDCDLFSFVAASVMVAGGLDVVLLYYESEVHMNIGVSLSHAPRDARSTVRYFEYNNERYYVAETTGGNWENGWRVGEYPDSLVGASAQVITLEDAEQVSPGQVSASFSALATSSITLSVSSSLLIEGSSVTLSGAVSSASVNSVVTIYVRSDNSSWTVLGTVSSSSNGQYSYEWKPRSAGTYFFRASWSGDTGHAGADSNVSSARVISSNWVWLGATMLLLAVVAVVVFAVSRRVGTVPEYPVTQSSVQN, from the coding sequence TTGACTTGCTGTTCATACTTCTTTTATCGCGGCAGCCGGACATGGAAACTTAGACTAGCGGTTGGGCAGGTCGAAATTTTGGCTTCGTTTCGTTTTGCTGTTGTCTTGGCTTCAACGGTTTTCCTGGTGGCGTTTTCCCTTTTTCCATACTCGTTTGGAGCAGACTTTACACCTAGTTATTGGCTTCTTGACCATCCTGATGGCTCTGACCGCTATGAGTTGAATGTGTCTGTGTCGTCTTCGCTGTATGAGTATTTTGTGGGCAAGGATCATAATTTGCGTTCCACATTGGATCTGGGCAAGTTTGTTACGCCTTATGCGTTGGAGCCTGTGGCTGATAGCTTGTGGACTATTTATCAGGATGATGAAGACTTTGCCAATGGCGTGTTGATGATTGTACATCAGATTCCGTATGTGGCTAGTGCGCCTCAGGAGTATCCTGTTGAAACACTGGTTGAGAACGTGGGGGATTGTGATCTTTTTTCTTTTGTGGCAGCGTCGGTTATGGTGGCTGGTGGGTTGGATGTGGTGTTGCTGTATTATGAGAGTGAGGTGCACATGAATATCGGGGTGAGCCTTTCACATGCGCCGCGGGATGCAAGATCAACAGTTCGATATTTCGAGTACAACAATGAGCGCTATTACGTGGCCGAAACCACGGGTGGCAACTGGGAAAACGGTTGGCGAGTTGGCGAGTACCCGGATTCGCTGGTTGGCGCTTCGGCTCAGGTTATTACTTTAGAGGATGCTGAGCAGGTGTCGCCTGGGCAGGTTTCTGCGAGTTTTAGCGCGTTAGCGACTTCTTCGATTACGTTGTCGGTTTCATCATCTCTGCTGATTGAGGGCAGTTCGGTGACGTTGAGCGGAGCGGTTTCTTCTGCTTCGGTTAACAGCGTGGTGACGATTTATGTGAGGTCGGATAATTCTTCTTGGACAGTTTTAGGAACCGTGTCAAGTAGTTCTAATGGGCAGTATTCTTATGAGTGGAAGCCTAGGTCTGCTGGAACGTATTTTTTCCGTGCGAGTTGGTCTGGAGACACGGGTCATGCGGGTGCGGACAGCAACGTTAGTTCTGCGCGTGTTATTTCGTCGAACTGGGTTTGGTTAGGGGCAACAATGCTTCTGTTGGCTGTTGTGGCGGTCGTTGTGTTTGCTGTGTCAAGGCGAGTTGGAACAGTTCCTGAGTACCCAGTTACGCAGTCAAGCGTGCAAAACTAA
- a CDS encoding GNAT family N-acetyltransferase codes for MLKIRRYEKRDFRAYVSTLEKTTNWGNEAEQELNARIQKMTEKEEIWVAEADAQAVGFMILSPNNDGTLEIDWLDVDPGFQRKAIATSLAAKAAEIAKTKNAEALSVHTSVENKNMIAFLKRNGFEVFERITDFYGKGKDALRFEKLRRSYV; via the coding sequence ATGTTAAAGATTCGTAGGTATGAGAAACGAGATTTTAGAGCATATGTTAGCACGCTGGAGAAAACTACGAATTGGGGAAACGAGGCAGAGCAAGAACTTAACGCTAGAATCCAGAAGATGACTGAGAAAGAAGAGATCTGGGTTGCCGAAGCTGATGCTCAGGCGGTTGGTTTTATGATTCTTTCGCCAAACAATGATGGCACACTGGAGATTGACTGGCTTGATGTGGATCCAGGCTTTCAGCGTAAGGCGATAGCCACGAGTTTGGCTGCCAAAGCTGCCGAAATCGCCAAAACTAAGAATGCCGAGGCGCTAAGTGTTCATACTAGTGTAGAAAACAAAAACATGATTGCTTTTCTCAAAAGAAACGGGTTCGAAGTTTTCGAGAGAATTACAGATTTCTATGGGAAAGGCAAGGACGCGTTACGTTTCGAGAAGTTACGACGTAGCTACGTGTAG
- a CDS encoding isoaspartyl peptidase/L-asparaginase, giving the protein MQRRVIVVHGGAGAWHPERRKAGVAGVKTAAKTAYDILESPKGSALDAVEAAVKTMEDNPAFNAGLGSVFTIDKHIEMEASIMDGKTLRAGATGLLTDIKNPVHLARLTMEHTDHIFIVGEGAEKLANLFKLERRNPHTELRERYWHELKQKLENGETENQPKLRQLLQTHPDLFETDTVGAVALDKHGDTAAATSTGGFTLKFPGRIGDSPLIGAGNYADNQTGACSATGIGEVAIRLVLAKHVCDQIRTGQTAQEAVENAITLVNRRLKIKNSMGLIAVDTQGRIGAAHNTRNMCWAYMTPKTAKPKASMEAKYVTETDLESANL; this is encoded by the coding sequence ATGCAGAGACGAGTAATAGTTGTTCACGGCGGAGCCGGCGCCTGGCACCCCGAACGCCGAAAAGCTGGCGTGGCAGGAGTCAAAACCGCAGCCAAAACAGCCTACGACATACTAGAATCACCTAAAGGCTCAGCCCTAGACGCAGTTGAAGCCGCAGTCAAAACAATGGAAGACAACCCAGCGTTCAACGCTGGACTAGGCTCAGTGTTTACCATAGACAAGCACATCGAAATGGAAGCCAGCATCATGGACGGGAAAACCCTACGCGCCGGAGCCACAGGACTCCTAACAGACATCAAAAACCCCGTCCACCTAGCCCGCCTCACAATGGAACACACCGACCACATCTTCATAGTCGGCGAAGGCGCAGAAAAACTAGCCAACCTCTTCAAACTCGAACGCAGAAACCCCCACACCGAACTCCGAGAACGCTACTGGCACGAACTCAAACAAAAACTCGAAAACGGCGAAACCGAAAACCAACCCAAACTAAGACAACTCCTCCAAACCCATCCAGACCTATTTGAAACAGACACAGTCGGCGCCGTAGCACTGGACAAACACGGCGACACAGCAGCAGCAACAAGCACAGGAGGATTCACGCTGAAGTTTCCAGGCAGAATAGGCGACTCACCCCTAATCGGCGCTGGCAACTACGCCGACAACCAAACCGGAGCCTGCAGCGCCACAGGCATAGGCGAAGTAGCCATACGCCTAGTCCTAGCCAAACACGTCTGCGATCAGATACGCACAGGACAAACAGCGCAGGAAGCAGTGGAAAACGCCATCACACTCGTAAACCGCAGGCTCAAGATCAAAAACAGCATGGGCTTAATAGCCGTGGACACACAGGGCAGAATAGGCGCGGCTCATAACACCCGCAACATGTGCTGGGCATACATGACACCTAAAACCGCCAAACCTAAGGCAAGTATGGAAGCCAAATAC
- a CDS encoding ASCH domain-containing protein yields MDISKKAADYWKRFRKESGITESFVDAWSFGENPKLADELLRLVLTGKKTGTATLVIELEKKREKMPKVGDYNVILDGKGEPAAIIKTASVVVKPFNEVEAAFAYSEGEDDRTLESWRREHWKYWTRLGRKLGFTMKEDLLVICENFELVYPK; encoded by the coding sequence ATGGACATTTCAAAAAAGGCGGCGGATTACTGGAAGCGCTTTCGAAAAGAAAGCGGCATAACTGAATCTTTTGTCGATGCTTGGTCTTTCGGAGAAAACCCCAAACTAGCTGATGAATTACTAAGACTGGTGTTAACAGGCAAGAAGACAGGGACGGCAACCCTAGTCATCGAGCTAGAGAAGAAGAGAGAAAAGATGCCCAAGGTAGGCGACTACAACGTCATATTAGATGGCAAAGGAGAACCCGCTGCAATCATCAAAACCGCATCAGTTGTGGTTAAACCATTCAACGAGGTAGAAGCAGCGTTTGCCTACTCCGAAGGCGAAGATGATCGCACCCTAGAATCTTGGAGAAGAGAACACTGGAAATACTGGACCCGACTAGGCAGAAAACTTGGATTCACAATGAAAGAAGACCTGCTAGTGATCTGTGAAAACTTTGAACTCGTTTACCCAAAATAA
- a CDS encoding ABC transporter ATP-binding protein, with the protein MPTNDNILLNVNHLKTNFYVAQRTSDFQPIQATIKAVDDISFQIIEGTTFGLVGESGCGKTTVAYSLLNLIPYIVKAQDVDYVHLGRSGSQWSRGYLRGDSKGLTHKRITAEGEVLGGEVLYKGKDLLKMTQEDVRHYRGKEIAMIFQNPLPALHPMEFIGSQVGESITAHEQTRREKLRQLVFEYLGKVELKDIEKRYHNAPHLFSGGEGQRIMIAMALISGPALLIADEPTKSLDVIVKRQVLELLRQMKKQFNLAMLLISHDFAVVAEMADYVAFMYSGKIVENSDVVSVYKDPRHPYTRGLLASIPRLDRPLTRELHGLLGDPPDPVVQIWGCRFHPRCQYVIDKCRLEEPPLIEVKPGHLSACFRAHELPEWRD; encoded by the coding sequence ATGCCAACAAACGACAACATACTGTTGAACGTAAACCACCTAAAAACAAACTTTTACGTGGCACAGCGAACAAGCGACTTCCAACCAATCCAAGCCACAATAAAAGCCGTTGACGACATAAGCTTCCAAATCATAGAGGGAACAACGTTTGGATTAGTGGGAGAATCAGGCTGCGGCAAAACCACAGTCGCCTACTCCCTACTAAACCTAATACCATACATAGTCAAAGCCCAAGACGTCGACTACGTCCACCTAGGACGCTCAGGCTCACAATGGTCACGCGGCTACCTCCGCGGCGACTCAAAAGGACTCACACACAAACGCATAACAGCCGAAGGCGAAGTCCTCGGAGGCGAAGTCCTATACAAAGGCAAAGACCTACTCAAAATGACCCAAGAGGACGTCAGACACTACCGAGGCAAAGAAATAGCAATGATCTTCCAAAACCCCCTCCCAGCACTCCACCCAATGGAATTCATCGGCTCCCAAGTAGGCGAATCAATAACAGCACACGAGCAAACCAGAAGAGAAAAACTACGCCAACTAGTCTTCGAATACCTCGGCAAAGTCGAACTAAAAGACATCGAAAAACGCTACCACAACGCCCCACACCTATTCAGCGGCGGCGAAGGACAACGCATAATGATCGCCATGGCACTAATAAGCGGACCCGCCCTCCTAATAGCAGATGAACCCACAAAATCACTGGACGTAATCGTGAAAAGACAAGTGCTAGAACTGCTCAGACAGATGAAAAAACAGTTCAACCTAGCCATGCTACTCATATCACACGACTTCGCTGTCGTAGCCGAAATGGCAGACTACGTAGCCTTCATGTACTCAGGAAAAATCGTAGAAAACAGCGACGTGGTCTCAGTCTACAAGGATCCTAGGCACCCTTACACGCGTGGACTGCTAGCTTCAATTCCCAGATTAGACAGACCCTTAACAAGAGAACTCCACGGACTTCTAGGCGACCCACCTGATCCAGTCGTCCAGATATGGGGCTGCAGATTTCATCCCAGATGCCAATACGTCATAGACAAATGTCGGCTGGAAGAACCACCACTGATAGAAGTGAAACCAGGCCATCTATCAGCCTGCTTCCGCGCACATGAACTCCCAGAATGGCGAGACTAA
- a CDS encoding PIN domain-containing protein, with the protein MRTSSRMLTLDSNVLIAALKEDEPYSKRCYKILSAVPDDFVLSEPSIVYQEVCGTLARRVGANIADQGRKRLDLMVHPRLLNNCNKAFCLSAYPLCSTYGVYAIDAMYLKVALDRLAVLVSLDKEDFIDKVNSKSPNIEAYHVSDFPY; encoded by the coding sequence ATGAGAACCAGTAGTCGCATGTTGACCCTCGACTCGAATGTCTTGATAGCTGCTTTGAAAGAGGATGAGCCATACAGTAAGAGATGCTATAAGATACTGAGCGCCGTGCCTGATGACTTCGTTTTGTCGGAGCCCAGCATTGTTTACCAAGAAGTGTGTGGAACCTTAGCCAGAAGAGTTGGGGCTAATATTGCTGACCAAGGGAGAAAGCGGCTTGACTTGATGGTTCATCCGAGGCTTCTGAATAACTGTAACAAGGCTTTTTGCTTGTCAGCTTATCCTCTCTGCTCTACGTACGGCGTCTACGCTATAGACGCTATGTATCTGAAAGTTGCGTTGGATCGTCTTGCTGTTTTAGTGTCCTTGGACAAGGAAGACTTTATTGACAAGGTAAATTCGAAAAGTCCAAATATCGAAGCATATCACGTGTCAGATTTTCCGTACTGA
- a CDS encoding nuclear transport factor 2 family protein yields the protein MNPLKLMSIALKFNEKINEQDPEGLAELMTDDHTFIDSDGATTKGKETMKKVWKEFFKEYPDYQNTFTCVTTQNNIVVVVGYSTCSHKPLNRHNIWTAKIRGKRVSEWRVIWLNQRQEKPNERQTNHT from the coding sequence ATGAACCCTCTAAAGCTAATGTCGATTGCTCTGAAATTCAACGAAAAAATCAATGAGCAAGATCCCGAAGGCCTAGCAGAATTAATGACAGATGACCACACATTCATAGACAGCGACGGAGCCACCACCAAAGGCAAAGAAACCATGAAAAAAGTTTGGAAAGAATTCTTCAAAGAATACCCAGACTACCAGAACACCTTCACCTGCGTCACAACCCAGAACAACATCGTCGTCGTGGTCGGTTACTCCACCTGCTCCCACAAACCACTCAACCGCCACAACATATGGACAGCTAAAATACGCGGCAAACGCGTGTCAGAATGGAGAGTAATCTGGCTCAACCAAAGACAAGAAAAACCCAATGAAAGACAAACAAATCACACATAA
- the prf1 gene encoding peptide chain release factor aRF-1, with protein sequence MSTSSISEKRTSLERFRLKKALRTLSRKEGRGTELVSLFVPPGKQIAEVMNMLRQEYGTATNIKSDTTRKNVQDAITKVQQKLKLFREVPKNGLVIFSGAIPQNGPGSERMETYVITPPKPINIYLYRCDPKFHTEYLEEQLREEEAYGIMVIDTTETTIATLEGNRLQIVREETSGVPGKHRAGGQSARRFERLREANILAYFKRVGGHANSIFIPIANLKGIIMGGPGPTKYDFQKGDHLNYMLKQKILDTVDTAYTGDQGVEEVVERAPEILKKVRYVEEKKVMQDFLYQIGHDTGLASYGLEDVKRALQAGTVHTLLLSEGLNIIRATVKCNACGDERQETMKEPALPPFEQGLIGQPCPDCNAPSLAVVETRDLIDDFADLAEQVGANVEIISTESEEGHMLKNSFGGIAAILRFKLAS encoded by the coding sequence GTGAGCACATCATCTATCTCTGAAAAACGCACATCGCTTGAGCGATTTCGACTCAAAAAAGCACTAAGAACCCTAAGCAGGAAAGAGGGACGAGGAACCGAACTCGTATCATTGTTTGTTCCTCCTGGCAAACAAATCGCCGAAGTAATGAATATGCTACGACAAGAATACGGCACAGCCACAAACATCAAATCAGACACCACACGGAAAAACGTTCAAGACGCAATCACCAAAGTCCAGCAGAAGCTGAAACTGTTCAGAGAAGTGCCCAAAAACGGACTGGTAATTTTCTCAGGCGCCATACCCCAAAACGGACCAGGAAGCGAACGCATGGAAACCTACGTCATAACGCCGCCTAAACCAATCAACATCTACCTTTACCGCTGCGACCCCAAATTCCACACCGAATACCTGGAAGAACAGCTAAGAGAAGAAGAGGCATATGGAATCATGGTCATCGACACAACCGAGACAACAATCGCCACACTGGAAGGCAACCGGCTCCAAATAGTCCGCGAGGAGACATCAGGCGTCCCGGGCAAGCATCGAGCAGGCGGACAATCTGCTCGAAGGTTTGAGAGACTTAGAGAAGCTAACATTTTAGCCTATTTCAAACGTGTCGGAGGACATGCAAACAGCATATTCATACCAATTGCCAATTTGAAAGGCATAATAATGGGAGGTCCAGGACCGACCAAATACGATTTTCAAAAAGGCGACCATCTAAACTACATGCTGAAACAGAAAATATTGGACACAGTTGACACCGCATATACAGGCGACCAAGGCGTAGAGGAAGTGGTGGAACGCGCACCGGAAATCCTCAAAAAAGTTCGTTACGTCGAAGAGAAAAAGGTCATGCAAGACTTTCTGTATCAAATAGGTCATGACACGGGCTTGGCCAGCTACGGCTTAGAAGATGTAAAGAGAGCACTCCAAGCAGGCACGGTGCATACACTGTTGCTGTCCGAAGGACTGAACATAATAAGAGCAACAGTCAAATGCAACGCGTGCGGCGATGAGCGCCAAGAAACGATGAAGGAACCGGCACTTCCACCATTTGAACAAGGCTTGATTGGGCAACCCTGCCCTGATTGCAATGCTCCTTCTCTGGCGGTAGTTGAAACTAGAGATCTTATAGATGACTTCGCTGACCTAGCTGAACAGGTTGGGGCTAACGTGGAAATCATATCGACCGAATCTGAGGAAGGTCATATGCTGAAAAACTCGTTCGGCGGAATCGCTGCTATACTCAGGTTTAAGCTGGCAAGCTAG